gacacagctcctcctctctcagcacacacaccgtcCTGTTTAACATCATCagctccacctgcagagagaagaaggaagagcagaggagataaatgagtgtttccagagactcttcatcagctgtcagtcagtgatgcggcacatccagtataaagagcagcagggacttcagtgctgggactgtactgggactcattgttgcttcactttttctaatctttggatttttattgaagttgatgaaaatgtttttccctcctagtttgagtttggactttcattcattagaagaaccttggtgtgtccactgtgagctctgtaggaaccccaacaacaagcccaacaatccagatggacggttccagctgttaactggaggaattccatccaaacatctgacagcaccacccactcactccatcactctacttACGCCAGCAACTCCAGTCTGTAGTCTGGACTCTGCTGaagatcagacagctgcttcacGTTTGGATCCTTCAGCTTGTTTGATTGCAGGTCCAGcgctctcagatgggaggggttggacttcagcgctgctgccagataatcacagctgacctttgacaaaccacagccGTCCAaactgtataaagaatgaaagatgtaagtttattagactaagtgtgagcttgaaatcattcagtgtttcatcatgtaaaataaaataaaaatgaaccagagaagaagaaaacagactttaccatgaagatcctcagtgtggatcagtataatatcagcctgatgtctgcagtttagtgtcagcacaactttcacatcatattcatctcagcacaactaaaacatgctgacttaccccagagtttcaagtccacatcctggactctccagaaaaccacacagacgcttcactcctgaatcctgcagcttctCGTTGAAGGTCAGCCCCAGCTCTCTCaggtgggaggggttggacttcagtgctgctgccagataatcacagctgatctttgacaaaccacagcGCATCAATCTGTatgaagaatgaaagatgtaagtttattagacaaagtgtgagcttgaaatcattcagtgtttcatcatctgttcagagctgaagaaggttcagaatgtagaagtttagaaaatgggaactccaaacagctgaagccaacaggaagcagcttcaaacaggaaactgtgcagagtttcagactatATGCCCCAATGCAGCCAgttggattttggagattttaatctctgttctgtgactaagtccttgaatcatttcttccagttggtccaacaagacaggctaagtattggacatgtgttgtggctccattaggggagcttctaaatgtgatgtgatggcccCTCTGGGTCTGTCAGATCACAGGACtgaagagagctcaaactgggcacacagttgttccagtctggaccaaagactctatactggaactgagggactgctttgactgcacccactgggactttttaaaggctcatgttctcacttagatcatcgATTTCTACTTACATTTCTTTCGGGGGaaaatggggattactttgaaaacaagAAGTATTTTCTccaataagcagccctggattagtaaatcactcaAACGTGTTCCcaggcagaagaagctgtcttgttatgagggagagaagaaaaagattgaggcacagaaacttgttgaaagagagataaagcagctaaaatcaggtgtaaaagtaaagcagaggatgagctgaataaaggacactcaaggctggcttggaaaggaatgaagtccatggttgggatgcagaacaaggagcaaagatgaatgcgatgctgaatcagcagaagacttggactcatttgattccagctttgatatcattgatttcaatgaagagctttgtgattgtagcaaagggctggtagctctgagagtcccactgatgaggtgtttgtgtggaaatctcttagtgggaccaaagagagaaaagccctggtcctgatgctgtgggaggaaaagattgaagtgtgctgtgaggaactgactgggagattttcacacatttccagtcctccttggaacaacaggaagttcccagcatatggaaacaaaggttaagtgtcctatggcactcagtgatgatggtgctgtggccccaccacctccacctctttgtaaaggaactaactgtaatctgaagcttcaaatggaactaagacttcctccactaggtggcagtgtctgatgagaaagtgttagtggagctggcctggagtcagaaacaggaagatgcaggatttgggctaaaatggggaaaagtggttagcactagtgccttaaagcaagaaggttgtaggttgaagcttgttggTCAGCTGGGCCTTTCTTTGgaggttggatgttctcccacagtccaatgaaatgctgcttaggttcattggtgcttctaaattggctgtaggtgtggatgtgagagagtgcttctctgtctctctctgttggccctgtgatggactgctcacctgtgcaggtggaccacgcctcttgccctatgacagctagggcacaggctgcagccctgtgagcctaagctgaataaacagttagcaaaaatgatccatagatggcctgaaattccccagttagcagtttggtagatagctatgacatgctaatcccatccagcagctgtattctacctgtaagctgatccctgctgagccaaagcacttttcatatacaaattacaacctttaatagaaacctattggtcagcatcttattagcctgctgttagcttcattccacagaaaactgagagaaattaacagagttgataaagaataaagagaaatgtgctgatttaaagcctttgaagtgcttcagatgatctctgtccacttctgtccactcattcattcatgtaagcttctaatgcagctttgatcttcacagtctgctttatgaaactcattctaaccctgaatgtcagagtgttcctccttcatgctggcagtggaggagatttggatgttggactgtgttttggatgatgtgtgtatgtttgtgttggactgctATCTGTAAAGCAAACGGacattttgctttggatttcagtgtcacacagactttaaggtggaatgaagagttggAGACTTTCACAGTGAACTATCCAGTGGAGgacttttcttcttccttcaaggtttgaaatgtgaacattgttctgctacagtcaatggactaaaccagagaagaagaaaacagactttaccatgaagatcctcagtgtggatcagtctGATCCATATCAGCCTGATgttgcagtttagtgtcagcacaactttcacataatattcatctcagcacaactaaaacatgctgactgacctcagagtttcaagtttaCATCCTGGATTCTCgagaaaaccacacagatgcttcactcctgaatcctgcaacTTGTTGTAGCTCagctccagctctctcagatgggaggggttggacttcagtgctgctgccagataatcacagctgatctctgacaaaccacagtcactcaatctgtataaagaatgaaagatgtaagtttattagacaaagtgtgagcttgaaatcattcagtgtttcatcatctgttcagagctgaagaaggttcagaatgtagaagtttagaaaatggaaactccaaacagctgaagccaacaggaagcagcttcaaacaggaaactgtgcagagtttcagactatatgcccgatgcagccagttggattttggagatttgaatctctgttctgtgactaagtccttgaatcatttcttccagttggtccaacaagtagtggtgcaacggatcacggttgatccgaAATCTGAACCGATTCCACTCCACGGTTTggtacgcacgtgatccgaagattcgaaaaagaaaaaaacagtatgcgtatggtgcgcgtggtcagtctgtcaagcggtagttatggtcagcgctagcggtccaagtagcggagcagaggagtttgcggcatttaagcagccttttgctgcccagtccgaccgggctaaagctattacaaaagctaatggggtgtttagctgcagacgtgAGGCCGTCttctgttgtgcaaaacaaggggtttaaactgtgatgaacgtgcttgagcctcactatgatatctcgttgcgcgtccacttcagtgacaagatcgttccaagcatgtatgagcaggagaagtttaaagttatggctgaactgtcccaggcatcttctgttgctcaaactacaaatgggtggacctccagggcaacggaaagccacgtgacGGTGACCGCTCGTTATATCACAGCGcagtggtagatacaaagccctgcactgccctataggttacattagattagatgaaactttatttatccctcgggtgggttcctccaggaaattcagtttccagtagcacagcaccaacagaagttggaaaatgtgagcagaaatataccaaatatacacatatataaatacagagaatacaaaagggataaatagaataaataggaataagaatacaagggaacggcacatttcaagtattgtgagtctattacaccgttggatattaacaaaaactattgcacagtgaaaaggcactacagcttacttgttccccccttctctgtccccgtttcccctccagcgaggagttaaacagtttgatggcgtgtgggacaaaggactgctggtccttgactttgggagaagcaacctgtcactgaacagactcctctggttgtttatggctgtgtgcagaggatgcagaggctgcccagAATGTTCCATAATGcccatattgcaccttaatttgtttttatataagtgcgtggaatgagtcttcagttgaatgtttttttaatagacaaaaaatacttaaataagtaaatgacGAGtcgaatttttgtctttttttctatttttgctgatccgaaaattgatccgatccgtgactttaaaaccgcgatccgatccgaaccgtgagatttttcatccgttgcaccactaccaacaagacagactaagtattggagatgtgttgtggctccattaggggagcttgtaaatgtgatgtgatggcccCTCTGGGTCTGTCAGATCACAGGACtgaagagagctcaaactgggcacacagttgttccagtctggaccaaagactctatactggaactgagggactgctttgactgcacccactgggactttttaaaggctcatgttctcacttagatcatcgatttctacttacatttctttcggggaaaaatggggattactttgaaaacaggaaatattttctccaataagcagccctggattagtaaatcactcaAACGTGTTCCcaggcagaagaagctgtcttgttatgagggagagaagaaaaagattgaggcacagaaacttgttgaaagagagataaagcagctaaaatcaggtgtaaacgtaaagcagaggatgagctgaataaaaGACACTCGaggctggcttggaaaggaatgaagtccatggttgggatgcagaacaaggagcaaagatgaatgtgatgctgaatcagcagaagacttggactcatttgattccagctttgatatcattgatttcaatgaagagctttgtgattgtagcaaagggctggtagctctgagagtcccactgatgaggtgtttgtgtggaaatctcttagtgggaccaaagagagaaaagccctggtcctgatgctgtgggaggaaatgattggagtgtgctgtgaggaactgactgggagattttcacacattttccagtcctccttggaacaacaggaagttcccagcatatggaaacaaaggttaagtgtcctatggcactcagtgatgatggtgctgtggccccaccacctccacctctttgtaaaggaactaactgtaatctgaagcttcaaatggaactaggacttcctccactaggtggcagtgtctgatgagaaagtgttagtggagctggcctggagtcagaaacaggaagatgcaggatttgggctgaaatggggaaaagtggttaGCACTAGTGCCCtaaagcaagaaggttgtaggttgaagcttgttggTCAGCTGGGCCTTTCTTTGgaggttggatgttctcccacagtccaatgaaatgctgcttaggttcattggtgcttctaaattggctgtaggtgtggatgtgagagagtgcttctctgtctctctctgttggccctgtgatggactgctcacctgtgcaggtggaccacgcctcttgccctatgacagctagggcacaggctgcagccctgtgagcctaagctgaataaacagttagcaaaaatgatccatagatggcctgaaattccccagttagcagtttggtagatagctatgacatgctaatcccatccagcagctgtattctacctgtaaactgatccctgctgagccaaagcactttttcatatacaaattacaacctttaatagaaacctattggtcagcatcttattagcctgctgttagcttcattccacagaaaactgagagaaactaacagagttgataaagaataaagagaaatgtgctgatttaaagcctttgaagtgcttcagatgatctctgtccacttctgtccactcattcattcatgtaagcttctaatgcagatttgatcttcacagtctgctttATGAAACTTattctaaccctgaatgtcagagtgttcctccttcatgctggcagtggaggagatttggatgttggactgtgttttggatgatgtgtgtatgtttgtgttggactgctgtctgtaaagcaaacggacattttgctttggatttcagtgtcacacagactttaaggtggaatgaagagttggAGACTTTCACAGTGAACtatccagtggaggatttttcttcttccttcaaggtttgaaatgtgaaaaaatgtgaaatcagattacttgttctgctacagtcaatggactaaaccagagaagaagaaaacagactttaccatgaagatcctcagtgtggatcagtataatatcagcctgatgtctgcagtttagtgtcagcacaactttcacatcctattcatctcagcacaactaaaacatgctgactaacctcagagtttcaagtttaCATCCTGGattctccaggaaaccacacagatgcttcactcctgaaccctgcagcttgttgttctTCGTAGTGGAAGATATGGAGTAGCCactactcaggtccagctctctcagatgggaggggttggacttcagcgctgctgccagataatcacagctgatctctgacaaaccacagtccatcaatctgtataaagaatgaaagatgtaagtttattagacgaagtgtgagcttgaaatcattcagtgtttcatcatctgttcagagctgaagaaggttcagaatgtagaagtttagaaaatggacactcaggcacagctggctgccggcggagctcacgggcacgtcactgcaaccccccccggcttctgctccgcggctgctgagtgacccctcatctgggactctcctcagctctttctgggatagtggcgctgctgccctctgttggtcttccttggtctcttgtgttctgggggcctctggatgtctggagttttgatctcctccatacctgcttcatgccctggaggatggggcagtggcccccacaccctctagcagatcattacatgaaggaaccttttttaaaaacaagcgcgttcatgctcacaggtgcacacacgggtgatcacacacacaaactacaccctttttggctcctacctcaaagcacactgtgcgctgtcgatctcacgtgctgcacaataatgtttaatatttagtatttactgtcatattcccatatatcattgtgatgttgtttattactctcgttttcttctgcttgctttctttttttctttaacaggtgatccaggtgatcgatatatgtattttttgtctgcttattctgttggttttggttttgcccttcaccccgtccctcttctcagctgtttttctttcctctttctttctcccttttctttccaccagtcaagtctgtcccgtattcagcaagtgaaaataaataataaacaataaaggtgaatcaaatggaccattacggcaaggctgggatggtccatttggtaaagtaaatccgttgggcatctttcttcgctttagacaataattctgatggcaaaagaaccaaacgggacaggttaaaaaaaaaaaaaaaaaaaaaaaaagtagaatgttattaatctctgtctctcttccacagcatgtctttatcctgttttccttctcccaccccaaccggtcgcagcagatggccgccccctgagcctggttctgccggaggtttttcctgttaaaagtttttccttcctgctgtcacGAAGTGCTTGCtgataggggtcatatgattgttgggcttttctctgtatctgtacaatataaagtgccttgaggcgacttttgttgtgatttggcactgtataaataaaattgaattgaattgaaaaaaaaaaaaaaaaaaaaaaaaaaaaaaaaaaaaaaaaaaaaaaaaaaaagaaaaagaaaatggaaactccaaacagctgaagccaacaagaagcagcttcaaacaaacacaacaagagaaaaaactctgaatgtttcacattaaagtcgaacatttctgataaaaacaggacaaagtcttgaaaaagtcgtgtttttccttgttttgaTTTTTCGAACCATGAAACTGTTTAACAACACAGTTTGTTTCAAAGTCAAACATGAGTCTGTCCATCGTACGGTCTGACTTATCAATGACAGCACACAGACGTCTGAGCTCCATATTATTGGctgttaagcttaacgtaggGATCCTTTACCAACATTCACAGATAAACTTACAGACTTGCTTTAAGTCTCTGGGACAGCTTGCTCAGAGAGGCCGCTTTGGCAGCACGTAGCAAAGCTCCAGATGCTTTCAGTG
The sequence above is a segment of the Oreochromis aureus strain Israel breed Guangdong linkage group 3, ZZ_aureus, whole genome shotgun sequence genome. Coding sequences within it:
- the LOC120439276 gene encoding ribonuclease inhibitor-like, whose protein sequence is MRCGLSKISCDYLAAALKSNPSHLRELGLTFNEKLQDSGVKRLCGFLESPGCGLETLGLDGCGLSKVSCDYLAAALKSNPSHLRALDLQSNKLKDPNVKQLSDLQQSPDYRLELLAWS